Within the Salvia hispanica cultivar TCC Black 2014 chromosome 4, UniMelb_Shisp_WGS_1.0, whole genome shotgun sequence genome, the region ctactttattctttgaatattttattttttatctattctATAGTTTTATACCTACCTCaccaaatattattttcttaaatttgtaCCTAAAAATATTTCGCTTATAATAAGAATATAAGATGGAACACTATATTGAAGTACATGGAGTTGGTGAGGAGCGAGCTGGGAGGTTGCCCAAAAGCTTcaaaatttatagaataaatgatctattttatttcatcatttagGGCGTTAAtccaaaaatatcacattgtttaagtaataaatactaatactccatctatCGCTTAAATTTTGTCGCACTTTAACCAGACATGAGttataagaaatgtaatgaaaagtgagttgaaaaaaagGCAATTGAAAATGAgtcttaatttataataaaatataagtttgaataaattagtagaatatgagatccattataaaaaatggtaaaaagtaaaatatgacaaattttatggaacggacagaaatagaaaaatgtgacaaatttaaGGGATGgtgggagtactatttaatactcattgtttcatttctagaTACTTGAAAAATGtcgtacaaaattttataacgaTCGAAAAATCGACGTTGcagccaaaattacataacgATTGAGTGATCGATGTGTAATTTTGGATAATCAACGTAGAATTTGGGCAATCAACATGTAATTTCAACTATCAcgttaataaataaaagtagttTGCCATATCAGTTTTTCACTCACTAGGATTCAAAATGAATGCCATTAGCAATGACACCCAATAACAGTGACAGATTCATTAGCAACAGAATGCAAATAACAGTGACAGATTCATTAGCAACAGAAAAGCCAATACAGTGACAGAATCATGTTTTTGTAATACATATCAATGCGTAAACACtgtttcataaattaaatccaCATTTCTGGTTGCACTGTCTAGGTATGGCAGAGTATCAGTCAGAATCTGATGATGCTTCAGATATAGGATTGAGTTTTGTTACCATATCAGACAGCGTCTCTCCTATGTCTTCTACATCATCTCTTCCGAAACCCCAACTTCCCAGTATCTCTGACCCCAGCGCCCCTCGTGCAATCCCCAACTTCCGAAGATTTTGCAGTCGATTCTCCAGAAATGGCAAAATGGCAATGCTGGATCGCAGTCTTGCTGCCATTGGGACTGAGTGGACTTCAAGCGACCCtcttgatgatgatgaatcCGAAACTTGCGTATTGAACAGCTCCCCACGTTCACCAACAAGTTTCCCGAATATTGAAGGATAAGGCAATGGTATGGGGAGAGGGCATTGAGCTACTGAGAGATGAGAGAACTTAGGTCTTCTTACTGCATTCGTATAAGCAGCCTGCACTGCTTCCGTAACTTCACAAACTGAAGCCCTTTCAGACCCTGAGATTAATTTGCACAAAAGAATAATTCAGTGTTAATATCGTCCCCGTTTACATGCTAAAGGTGTTCTCAGAACTGTAAATACATCTTTCATTAACAACAAACATCTTTAGAAGAATTGAACATCTCCATCTATTATACACACACAAAAGGATGTATCTGTCTCATTTTGGAGATATAACTGTATGGATAAAGTTGAATCTATGCATGAGTTATACATGATCAGTACAGATTAATGCAAACTCGAGATGATATGATAGGGTTCTTTTGTACATAAATAGCATTTCTTTAGTACATGGTGTTCACTGTTCACCACCAAAAACTGCATAAAATGCTTGGCGAtgatttgaagaaaattaacaaatgaaGGAAGCTCTCAACATTACCTGAAGCAAAGGCTCCATGAATGATCATAGACTCCAAAGCTTGCATGTCTTCGACATCTTCAGCTGTTTCTGGGGTCAGCGGCTGCAATGTCTCCAACAAAGGTTGCTGGAACCCGTTACCTAGTATACATGATTTGATATTTCATatacaacaacaaattaatgtcaacacaaggGTGAGGTAGAAACCAGAATATAGTACTTGTCAAAGCAGGAGCTGGCATAGAAGCATCCAAAACGGCAACCATATTCTGACGACCCTGTCCGGCTAAAATCTGTATCAGGTCATTCATATTTAGTGCACCAGATGTCGATCCGTATTGCGCACTGGGCCCATGTGGCTCCATTCTGAAAGGTAGACTGATAGAATGAAGTGCAGATGCATAAACAGCACTGGTGTGATAAGGCTTTCGATCTTCCAAAGAAAGGTACTTGGACATTTTACCTTTGtaattggaaaaacaaagcataTGCAATTAGAAAATGCAACTATAGATACTGAAGATTTACACAAGTTACAGTCAAATGGACCAGATAACATTTAGACATTCCCATGATACCATTTAAAACTGCTATTCATTTTGGACACACTGGGTGGTGTCCCACCGCATGTGCAATGTTAAAAATAGATATGAGCCCACAAATTTTATCCCGAAAGGGAAATGAGACATTCCAAAATCCaaatgggacaaagggagtaaaaAAGACCccctaaaaaagaaattagaaaaGATCCATATTAATGGTTTACTAGATACTATATCTCGTTTATCTTCAATCTGCGGATACTACAATTATGCGATAAAGACAATCATCAAACCAATAAAGGCAAGCCTCTCAAGATGATTGCATGCTTACTTGTACTCAGGGATGGCAAACCAACAGGTACAATCAATTTGCAGAGAGCTGATTGCTTTGCAAATGAAACTGCATTATGAAGTCTACGGGCTATTGTCAGCTTGCGGTGGCTAGGATCCAGACACGAGTCAGGACTGCGAACAGAATACAGTAGAACTGGAATGTTTGGGTAATCATCTGCTATAATTTCTAAAACCTCCCCTGCTACACCAGAGAATCCTCCAGAGTCATCAACAATAAATTGAATTCCCTGTGAAAATAAGGTGACACAGAAATTCCAATAGCCATAGAGAGCAGGCATTGCATCAGAATAAATTACACTGGCTGTACTATGAGCCTCTACTACTTCCCGTTGATTATCTAAAACCACGCAATGAAGACCTTAAAGGTTAAAGTAGCAAACGATTGGTAAACCTTCTATCAAAAAATATCTCAGTTGAATCTAAGAGATACATCTATATGTTTCAACCTTTTGGCAAACTCGCAAAAATCTTGAATATTAGTGAAGAAAAACCAAAAGGGTGAAATTGTAGCTACCAGACATTCCTAGAGAAAGGAAAAGGTAACTAGAGATATAGTGCAGCAGAACTACCTGAGGATGGTCACACTCTTCAAGAAAAAAACGAAGCCTGTCATTGACTTGTTCAGCATGCAGACCGCCAGAAAATGCCTCTCTCCCAATTCCATAATTGTTAAAATCTTTACTGTCTGTCCATAATCCAGATAATTCATACAGACTTTGTGGGTGATAATGAACTTTTGAGAAGTCCGACCAATACTGAACTTCATTCTCTAGACTCTCAACAATGTCCTTATCCTGAACTTCAGCATGAGCCTCATTTTGTGCATTGTCATAAGCTCCAGACCTATCCACATTTGTGTTCTCTTCCCAGTCCAAGCTTTGCAAGAACAAATTCTTCTGTAAGGGTTGAGATGTTTGAGTTGTTACAGAACCTGTCCTAAACAAATTGTATGGAGCTATTTAatatacatgcatatatagAATAAAACAATAGATAATGTACAAGGTTAACATGTATCATTACActataaaactattaaatagaGTTTGGAAGCCAGAGCATGAGATCAATCTTGTATGTtaattcaaagaaaattatGATGGAACTTTAAAGGAACACAGAGTCTCACCATGTTAAACTACCCACTTGTGCTTCTTGAATCTCTTTGTACAAGGTTCCACGTGAGCTCAATGATCCTAGGGATCCTGTTGAGTCAAACGGGACGCATCAGTATCAAATA harbors:
- the LOC125223066 gene encoding protein misato homolog 1-like produces the protein MREIVTIQAGDYANFVGSHFWNFQDELLGLTDSIESDQIFKSHGLNMDVLYRPGETQQGILTYTPRLVSMGLQGSLGSLSSRGTLYKEIQEAQVGSLTWTGSVTTQTSQPLQKNLFLQSLDWEENTNVDRSGAYDNAQNEAHAEVQDKDIVESLENEVQYWSDFSKVHYHPQSLYELSGLWTDSKDFNNYGIGREAFSGGLHAEQVNDRLRFFLEECDHPQGIQFIVDDSGGFSGVAGEVLEIIADDYPNIPVLLYSVRSPDSCLDPSHRKLTIARRLHNAVSFAKQSALCKLIVPVGLPSLSTSKMSKYLSLEDRKPYHTSAVYASALHSISLPFRMEPHGPSAQYGSTSGALNMNDLIQILAGQGRQNMVAVLDASMPAPALTSNGFQQPLLETLQPLTPETAEDVEDMQALESMIIHGAFASGSERASVCEVTEAVQAAYTNAVRRPKFSHLSVAQCPLPIPLPYPSIFGKLVGERGELFNTQVSDSSSSRGSLEVHSVPMAARLRSSIAILPFLENRLQNLRKLGIARGALGSEILGSWGFGRDDVEDIGETLSDMVTKLNPISEASSDSD